Below is a genomic region from Streptomyces ferrugineus.
CGGCTCGCGTCGGCACCCCGCCGGCAGCCGTCTGCCGGGCACGACGTGCGCCCTGCCTCGCGAAGGGCGGCTTCCGGCGTGAGGCGGCCCGGAACTCGTACGCGCCCCGCGCGCATGGAAGCGCTGCTGGCCGGCCGCCTCGGCGGCCGGCGCACGGTGGTTCAGCGTGGCGTGCGGCGGAGTTCCAGGCGTTCCTTCTCCGACAGGCCGCCCCAGACCCCGAAGCGCTCGTCGTTGTCCAGCGCGTACTCCAGACAGGCGGAGCGGATCGGGCACATGCCGCAGATCCGCTTCGCCTCCCGGACGGAGCTTCCTGGTTCGGGGAAGAAGAAGTCCGCCCCGGTCTGTGCGCACAACGCCTCCTGCTGCCAGGCCAGATCGGGCGAGGTGATCGTTGTGATCGTGTCGATGTGCATGGGCAGGATCGTGCCGGTCGGCGAAAAACGTTCGATCAACGCGGGATCAACGCCGCGCCGAAGGGCCTCCGGCCGACTCGATGGTCCCCCTCCGCGCAGCCCGGCGCACGGCGGCGCGCGGGAACGGGTGAAAACTGCGGGGCCTTTTGCCGGTCACCCACGGTGATCTTGACCGGGGTCCGGGCAGACGGTCGCCTTCCGGCAGCGATTGTCAGTGGGCGGTGGAAGACTCGGACAAGCAGGCAGCGGGACCCTTCCGAGGAGGGCGATGATGCTCACCACCCGTTACGTCACCGGCGCGCCCAACTGGATCGACCTCGGCACGCCCGACATCGAGGGCGCCGGTTCCTTCTACGGCGGTCTGTTCGGCTGGCGGTTCCAGCCGGGCCCGCCCGAGACCGGTGGTTACGGCCTCTTCCAGCTCGACGGCAAGACGGTGGCCGGCGGTATGCGGACCACCGAGGAGCAGGGTCCGCC
It encodes:
- a CDS encoding WhiB family transcriptional regulator gives rise to the protein MHIDTITTITSPDLAWQQEALCAQTGADFFFPEPGSSVREAKRICGMCPIRSACLEYALDNDERFGVWGGLSEKERLELRRTPR